A genomic segment from Ptychodera flava strain L36383 chromosome 8, AS_Pfla_20210202, whole genome shotgun sequence encodes:
- the LOC139138897 gene encoding fizzy-related protein homolog isoform X2, which produces MDQDYENRLVRHQNGQTSVGSPVTSPLKSPNSLISPSRENYSDRFIPSRAGANWHVGFNLIQEPSKESPTTTRKAREAHSEAAKDGLAYHCLLKNELLGAGIEKIKDPQAEDRRLSLNSPESRNLFQFKSHAKRPCSEADEDSSPYSLSPVGNKSQRLLRSPRKQTRKISKIPFKVLDAPELQDDFYLNLVDWSSSNILSVGLGTCVYLWSACTSQVTRLCDLSCDGDSVTSVSWNERGNLVAVGTHKGLVQVWDAMAQKRISTLEGHSARVGALAWNADILSSGSRDRLILQRDVRTPCIVPERKLQGHKQEVCGLKWSPDHQHLASGGNDNKLFVWNTSSLSPVQQYTEHLAAVKAIAWSPHQHGLLASGGGTADRCIRFWNTLTCQPLQCVDTGSQVCNLAWSKHANELVSTHGYSQNQILVWKYPSLVQVAKLTGHSFRVLYLAMSPDGEAIVTGAGDETLRFWNVFSKTRSTKESKSVLNLFNHIR; this is translated from the exons ATGGATCAAGATTATGAGAACAGGCTGGTGAGACACCAAAACGGACAGACTTCTGTTGGTTCACCCGTAACATCT CCTTTAAAGTCGCCAAACTCGCTTATTTCTCCAAGCAGAGAAAACTACAGTGACAG ATTCATCCCAAGCAGGGCAGGTGCCAACTGGCATGTTGGCTTCAACTTAATTCAAGAGCCGAGCAAGGAGTCACCCACGACAACAAGGAAAGCAAGAGAGGCCCATTCAGAGGCTGCAAAAG ATGGCTTAGCATACCACTGTCTACTGAAGAATGAACTGCTTGGTGCTGGTATTGAGAAGATCAAAGACCCACAGGCTGAAGACAGGAGACTCTCCCTCAACAGCCCAGAAAGTAGGAACTTATTTCAATTCAAAAGTCACGCCAAGAGGCCGTGTTCAGAAGCTGATGAAGATTCCTCTCCGTACTCACTATCACCAGTAGGAAACAAAAG CCAAAGGTTACTCAGGTCCCCTCGCAAGCAAACACGAAAAATTTCCAAGATTCCGTTTAAAGTATTAGATGCACCAGAACTGCAAGATGATTTCTATCTGAACTTGGTGGACTGGTCATCAAGTAATATACTCAGTGTTGGTCTGGGAACGTGTGTTTATCTTTGGAGTGCTTGTACAAGTCAG GTTACAAGGTTATGTGATCTTTCGTGTGATGGTGATTCTGTCACGTCAGTGTCCTGGAATGAAAGG GGTAATTTAGTGGCTGTTGGAACACACAAGGGTCTAGTTCAAGTGTGGGATGCCATGGCACAGAAAAGGATATCAACATTAGAAGGCCATTCAGCCAGAGTTG GTGCTTTGGCCTGGAATGCAGATATTCTGTCATCAGGAAGCAGGGACAGGTTAATATTACAGAGGGATGTCAGAACGCCCTGCATAGTGCCGGAACGAAAGCTACAGGGTCACAAACAGGAAGTTTGTGGTTTAAAGTGGTCCCCTGATCACCAACACCTTGCCTCTGGTGGCAACGATAACAAG TTGTTTGTGTGGAACACGTCAAGTCTGTCGCCAGTACAGCAGTACACGGAGCACCTTGCAGCAGTGAAGGCCATAGCCTGGTCACCTCACCAGCATGGTCTGTTGGCCTCCGGTGGTGGGACAGCGGATAGATGCATCAGATTCTGGAACACGCTGACTTGCCAACCTCTGCAGTGCGTGGACACAGGATCTCAAGTCTGCAATCTAGCATGGTCCAAACATGCTAATGAACTG GTGAGCACACATGGATACAGCCAAAATCAGATTTTAGTCTGGAAATACCCATCATTGGTGCAAGTAGCAAAGCTGACTGGCCATTCCTTCAGGGTGCTCTACCTG GCAATGTCTCCCGATGGAGAAGCCATCGTTACCGGTGCCGGTGATGAAACACTCCGATTCTGGAATGTCTTCAGTAAAACTAGGTCAACAAAG
- the LOC139138897 gene encoding fizzy-related protein homolog isoform X1: protein MDQDYENRLVRHQNGQTSVGSPVTSPLKSPNSLISPSRENYSDRFIPSRAGANWHVGFNLIQEPSKESPTTTRKAREAHSEAAKDGLAYHCLLKNELLGAGIEKIKDPQAEDRRLSLNSPESRNLFQFKSHAKRPCSEADEDSSPYSLSPVGNKSQRLLRSPRKQTRKISKIPFKVLDAPELQDDFYLNLVDWSSSNILSVGLGTCVYLWSACTSQVTRLCDLSCDGDSVTSVSWNERGNLVAVGTHKGLVQVWDAMAQKRISTLEGHSARVGALAWNADILSSGSRDRLILQRDVRTPCIVPERKLQGHKQEVCGLKWSPDHQHLASGGNDNKLFVWNTSSLSPVQQYTEHLAAVKAIAWSPHQHGLLASGGGTADRCIRFWNTLTCQPLQCVDTGSQVCNLAWSKHANELVSTHGYSQNQILVWKYPSLVQVAKLTGHSFRVLYLAMSPDGEAIVTGAGDETLRFWNVFSKTRSTKESKSVLNLFNHIR from the exons ATGGATCAAGATTATGAGAACAGGCTGGTGAGACACCAAAACGGACAGACTTCTGTTGGTTCACCCGTAACATCT CCTTTAAAGTCGCCAAACTCGCTTATTTCTCCAAGCAGAGAAAACTACAGTGACAG ATTCATCCCAAGCAGGGCAGGTGCCAACTGGCATGTTGGCTTCAACTTAATTCAAGAGCCGAGCAAGGAGTCACCCACGACAACAAGGAAAGCAAGAGAGGCCCATTCAGAGGCTGCAAAAG ATGGCTTAGCATACCACTGTCTACTGAAGAATGAACTGCTTGGTGCTGGTATTGAGAAGATCAAAGACCCACAGGCTGAAGACAGGAGACTCTCCCTCAACAGCCCAGAAAGTAGGAACTTATTTCAATTCAAAAGTCACGCCAAGAGGCCGTGTTCAGAAGCTGATGAAGATTCCTCTCCGTACTCACTATCACCAGTAGGAAACAAAAG CCAAAGGTTACTCAGGTCCCCTCGCAAGCAAACACGAAAAATTTCCAAGATTCCGTTTAAAGTATTAGATGCACCAGAACTGCAAGATGATTTCTATCTGAACTTGGTGGACTGGTCATCAAGTAATATACTCAGTGTTGGTCTGGGAACGTGTGTTTATCTTTGGAGTGCTTGTACAAGTCAG GTTACAAGGTTATGTGATCTTTCGTGTGATGGTGATTCTGTCACGTCAGTGTCCTGGAATGAAAGG GGTAATTTAGTGGCTGTTGGAACACACAAGGGTCTAGTTCAAGTGTGGGATGCCATGGCACAGAAAAGGATATCAACATTAGAAGGCCATTCAGCCAGAGTTG GTGCTTTGGCCTGGAATGCAGATATTCTGTCATCAGGAAGCAGGGACAGGTTAATATTACAGAGGGATGTCAGAACGCCCTGCATAGTGCCGGAACGAAAGCTACAGGGTCACAAACAGGAAGTTTGTGGTTTAAAGTGGTCCCCTGATCACCAACACCTTGCCTCTGGTGGCAACGATAACAAG TTGTTTGTGTGGAACACGTCAAGTCTGTCGCCAGTACAGCAGTACACGGAGCACCTTGCAGCAGTGAAGGCCATAGCCTGGTCACCTCACCAGCATGGTCTGTTGGCCTCCGGTGGTGGGACAGCGGATAGATGCATCAGATTCTGGAACACGCTGACTTGCCAACCTCTGCAGTGCGTGGACACAGGATCTCAAGTCTGCAATCTAGCATGGTCCAAACATGCTAATGAACTG GTGAGCACACATGGATACAGCCAAAATCAGATTTTAGTCTGGAAATACCCATCATTGGTGCAAGTAGCAAAGCTGACTGGCCATTCCTTCAGGGTGCTCTACCTG GCAATGTCTCCCGATGGAGAAGCCATCGTTACCGGTGCCGGTGATGAAACACTCCGATTCTGGAATGTCTTCAGTAAAACTAGGTCAACAAAG gAATCCAAGTCAGTGTTAAATCTATTCAACCATATACGCTAG
- the LOC139138899 gene encoding pleckstrin homology domain-containing family J member 1-like gives MRFNEKELSMLAYGTADFESRLLHKPPGSNLKFREVYRERWCKLKGNFLFYCRTNETGECQEPIGALLIERCKVQHEHTVDKSFAFSISYPDDGDRKHYFVGASDKQTEQWVMALTQASYENLQTNLAVLRAKLKKLTGEDPLQSKPILSLKQQQLSRTMRGYAAETPQVAN, from the exons ATGCGTTTCAATGAAAAGGAACTATCAATGCTTGCATATGGAACCGCAGACTTTGAAAGTCGCCTGCTTCACAAACCTCCAGGCAGTAATTTGAAGTTTAGAGAAG TGTACAGAGAACGCTGGTGCAAGCTGAAAGGCAACTTTCTGTTTTACTGCAGAACTAATGAGACGGGAGAATGCCAAGAA CCCATTGGTGCCTTACTGATCGAGAGATGTAAAGTTCAACATGAACACACAGTGGACAAGTCCTTTGCCTTTTCAATTT CATACCCAGATGATGGCGACAGAAAGCATTATTTTGTGGGAGCATCTGACAAGCAGACAGAACAATGGGTAATGGCTTTAACTCAGGCAAG TTATGAAAACTTGCAAACGAACCTGGCAGTTTTGAGGGCTAAGCTGAAGAAACTCACTGGTGAG GACCCGCTGCAGTCCAAGCCCATACTGAGTCTCAAACAGCAACAACTGTCCAGAACAATGAGAGGATATGCTGCAGAAA
- the LOC139138900 gene encoding cilia- and flagella-associated protein 144-like: MAKPAAAAKDPVNIVHQSAILEETIKKEQRHQKLYTTYSVNPFRKMYTLTGKPNSLHDSADGEEDDHFLRIIHRAHQEPVKKYTFPQTEAQEYGWISKPLIPQDREDRRLHFPRQNSEITKYMDAAWRMKEQQENLQ; the protein is encoded by the exons ATGGCAAAACCAGCAGCGGCTGCAAAGGATCCTGTAAATATTGTACATCAAAGTGCTATCCTTGAAGAGACGATCAAGAAGGAACAGAGACATCAAAAGCTGTACACAACGTACAGCGTGAATCCGTTTAGGAAAA TGTATACCTTAACTGGCAAACCCAACTCATTGCATGATTCAGCTGATGGAGAGGAAGATG ATCACTTTCTGAGGATCATCCACCGTGCACATCAGGAGCCTGTCAAGAAGTACACATTCCCACAAACAGAAGCTCAGGAATACGGCTGGATTTCAAAACCATTG ATCCCACAGGATCGGGAAGACAGACGATTACACTTTCCCCGACAAAACTCAGAGATCACAAAATACATGGATGCGGCATGGAGAATGAAGGAACAGCAGGAGAATCTTCAATAA
- the LOC139138898 gene encoding probable rRNA-processing protein EBP2, with product MHKRHDITNKLLLKMADSDDDSVTSGESVDSDTQLRRAFSRGELKPGLLVPARAPRRHVNNTEGMKDKVDTFKKSLDWIERMEITVTAKDSEEGADENSDDINDDFKRELKFYHQAQAAVLQALPKLHKLKLPTKRPEDYFAEMAKTDDHMRKVRQKLLSKQLSIERSEKAKKLRELRKYGKKVQREVLQKRRKEKKELLESVKKFRKGQRDKLDFADDTNIMPPNEFKGKAKKGGKPMMSTKSKPQVNPKRLFKNKKFGHGGPKKRSKYNTAESSADMSQFRFRKAGGKQKGGGKKRLGKSRRQKPRVKARR from the exons ATGCATAAGAGACACGATATCACCAACAAACTACTTTTAAAGATGGCTGACTCCGACGACGACTCCGTTACTAGTGGAGAAAGTGTCGATTCTGACACTCAG CTTCGACGTGCGTTCAGTCGTGGAGAACTCAAGCCCGGCCTCCTTGTTCCAGCACGTGCTCCGAGGCGACACGTGAATAATACG GAAGGAATGAAAGACAAAGTTGACACCTTCAAGAAAAGCCTTGATTGGATAGAAAGAATGGAAATAACAGTTACAGCCAAGGATTCTGAAGAGGGAGCTGATGAAAACAGTGATGACATAAACGATGATTTCAAAAGAGAATTGAAATT TTATCACCAGGCTCAAGCAGCTGTATTGCAGGCTTTGCCAAAGTTACACAAATTGAAACTGCCAACGAAAAGGCCTGAAGACTACTTTGCAGAAATGGCCAAAACAGATGATCACATGAGAAAG GTCAGGCAGAAACTTCTGAGCAAGCAGTTGTCTATAGAGAGGTCagaaaaagccaagaaactCAGAGAGCTGAGGAAGTATGGTAAAAAG GTCCAACGCGAAGTACTCCAGAAGAGACGGAAAGAAAAGAAGGAACTCTTAGAATCTGTCAAAAAGTTTCGAAAAG GTCAAAGGGATAAGTTAGATTTTGCTGACGATACAAATATCATGCCACCCAATGAATTCAAGGGAAAGGCAAAGAAAGGAGGAAAACCGATGATGTCCACAAAGAGTAAACCTCA GGTGAATCCAAAAAGATTGTTTAAAAACAAGAAGTTTGGCCATGGTGGTCCAAAGAAGAGATCCAAGTACAACACAGCAGAAAGTTCAGCCGATATGTCACAGTTTAGATTCAGAAAAGCTGGTGGAAAACAGAAG GGCGGTGGGAAAAAGAGACTTGGTAAAAGTAGAAGACAAAAACCCAGGGTTAAGGCAAGACGATAG